The Echinicola rosea genome has a segment encoding these proteins:
- a CDS encoding glycoside hydrolase family 172 protein, which produces MKKFKLILLLFLAPFVLLAQKEFNGLEMNLGNLYRLSDAKTRSISPENFTGEPGKGGMATLEEGNAGDVARELGQGWKVNPFIIIEEGETFTLAEIDDMGAIQHIWMTPTGNWRYSILRIYYDDETEPSVEVPVGDFFGMGWQEYAPLNSLPITVNPGSAFNCYWVMPFREKVKITMENIGHEEMRLYYQIDYTLTEVPDDAAYFHAQFRRSHPTEGAIHTLVDGIKGKGHYVGTYIAWQVNNRGWWGEGEIKFYMDGDKEFPTIAGTGTEDYFLGSYNFENKKTHQYEEFTTAYAGLHQVIRPDGLYNSQQRFGMYRWHVQDPIRFEKELKVTIQDLGWRSNHRYLQQQSDISSVVYWYQAEPHAPFPKLPSANELEVN; this is translated from the coding sequence ATGAAAAAGTTCAAACTCATCCTATTGCTTTTTTTAGCCCCGTTTGTACTCCTAGCCCAAAAAGAATTTAACGGTTTGGAGATGAACCTTGGAAACCTCTATAGACTTTCAGATGCCAAAACAAGGTCCATAAGTCCAGAGAATTTCACAGGGGAACCGGGAAAAGGAGGCATGGCCACCTTGGAGGAAGGAAATGCTGGCGATGTAGCAAGGGAGCTGGGCCAGGGATGGAAAGTAAATCCCTTCATAATCATCGAAGAAGGAGAGACATTTACATTGGCCGAAATCGATGATATGGGAGCTATTCAGCACATTTGGATGACACCTACTGGAAACTGGCGCTATTCTATCCTAAGAATATATTATGATGACGAAACAGAGCCTTCTGTGGAAGTGCCCGTTGGAGATTTCTTCGGCATGGGCTGGCAAGAATATGCCCCACTGAACTCACTACCGATTACTGTAAACCCTGGAAGTGCCTTCAACTGCTATTGGGTGATGCCCTTTCGAGAAAAGGTCAAGATTACCATGGAAAATATCGGCCATGAAGAAATGAGGCTGTATTACCAGATTGACTATACTTTAACAGAGGTACCGGATGATGCCGCATATTTCCATGCCCAGTTTAGAAGGAGCCATCCTACTGAGGGGGCCATTCACACATTGGTGGACGGTATTAAGGGGAAGGGACATTATGTCGGAACCTATATCGCTTGGCAAGTGAACAACAGAGGTTGGTGGGGAGAAGGAGAAATCAAGTTTTATATGGATGGTGACAAGGAATTTCCTACGATCGCTGGGACAGGTACCGAAGATTACTTTTTAGGTTCTTATAATTTTGAGAACAAGAAAACCCATCAGTACGAGGAATTTACCACTGCCTATGCTGGACTTCACCAGGTCATAAGGCCAGATGGTCTTTATAATTCGCAACAACGGTTTGGGATGTACAGGTGGCACGTACAGGATCCTATCCGCTTTGAAAAAGAGCTCAAAGTGACCATTCAGGACTTGGGGTGGAGAAGTAACCACCGTTATTTGCAACAGCAATCAGACATCAGCTCTGTCGTTTACTGGTACCAGGCAGAGCCTCATGCGCCATTTCCCAAGCTCCCTTCAGCCAATGAACTGGAAGTCAATTAA
- a CDS encoding LacI family DNA-binding transcriptional regulator produces the protein MKKTSLKDIAKVVGVSTAAVSYVLSKGEENRVSPKVAEKIKKVAKELSYQPNQIAKSLKMGKTFTIGLIVADISNPFFANIARIIEDEAKHLNYTVIFGSSDESVDKSEDLINFFINRQVDGFIITPVEGSEKQIERLKELNIPYVLIDRFFPNIPSSYVVIDNYQAAYKGVHKLIENGHERIGILSYSNGLVHMKERVRGYRQAMEYNKLKIERNWIREISYEEAEKDVKSALDVLFGKRKEVDALFFATNTIAVMALKYIDSLKLHVPNDVAIVSFDQGEAFDFYYCPLTYIKQPLSSLAKGAVNILINQINMGNRGVSQTSLEADLIIGKSSD, from the coding sequence ATGAAGAAAACTTCCCTAAAGGATATAGCAAAGGTCGTAGGGGTATCCACAGCGGCGGTTTCGTACGTGCTCAGTAAAGGGGAGGAGAACCGGGTAAGCCCAAAGGTAGCAGAAAAGATCAAAAAAGTGGCCAAAGAGCTCAGTTATCAGCCCAATCAGATTGCCAAGAGCTTAAAAATGGGGAAGACCTTCACGATAGGGTTGATCGTAGCGGACATTTCCAATCCCTTTTTTGCCAATATTGCCAGGATCATTGAGGATGAGGCGAAGCACCTGAACTATACTGTCATATTTGGTAGTTCGGATGAAAGCGTGGACAAATCCGAAGACCTGATCAACTTCTTTATCAACCGCCAGGTGGATGGTTTTATCATTACTCCGGTGGAAGGTTCAGAAAAGCAAATCGAGCGGCTGAAGGAACTGAACATTCCATATGTTTTGATAGATCGGTTTTTTCCCAATATCCCATCTAGTTATGTGGTGATTGACAACTACCAAGCTGCCTATAAAGGTGTTCATAAGTTGATCGAAAATGGGCATGAAAGGATTGGCATACTCTCCTACAGCAATGGCCTTGTCCATATGAAAGAGAGGGTGCGGGGATATCGGCAAGCGATGGAGTACAACAAGCTGAAAATCGAAAGGAACTGGATCCGTGAAATAAGCTACGAGGAAGCAGAAAAAGACGTGAAATCTGCCTTGGACGTTCTTTTTGGGAAAAGGAAAGAGGTGGATGCTCTTTTTTTTGCTACCAATACCATTGCTGTGATGGCACTGAAATACATTGACTCCCTAAAGCTCCATGTACCTAATGATGTGGCGATCGTCAGTTTTGACCAGGGAGAAGCGTTCGATTTTTACTATTGCCCCCTTACCTATATCAAACAGCCCCTTTCATCATTGGCCAAAGGAGCCGTCAATATTCTTATCAATCAAATAAATATGGGGAATCGTGGAGTCAGCCAGACTTCCTTGGAAGCAGACCTGATCATTGGAAAATCCAGCGATTGA
- a CDS encoding endo-1,4-beta-xylanase: protein MKIYTIAISISVIWYGIFLSLINPEKTSGIKGLFTSDFYIGAALSGGDVRNQPNDLMVTISNNFNSLSPENLLKWQSVHPEPERFNFDLADRYVEMGEKMNSHMVGHTLVWHKQTPDWVFQKENGKARSRAELSSQMKNHIQVVMNRYKGRIDTWDVVNEAFTDDGQFRQSAWFNVLGKDFIKLAFQTAHKADPEAQLYYNDYNVWKPKKTDGILAFTSRIRDEGVAIHGIGMQFHLGLEYPTIGQLEEAIQKIVDHGFNISITELDIDLLPNPSGRQGADIDANFPYEARYDPFQNGLPNELKEKLANRYRDIFKLLLKYTEHIDRVTFWGVRDQDSWLNNWPIRGRTAYPLFFDQDYKLKNYLFDKLVELKKNP, encoded by the coding sequence ATGAAAATATACACTATTGCTATTTCAATCTCCGTCATATGGTATGGCATTTTTTTATCCTTGATCAATCCTGAAAAAACATCGGGGATCAAAGGCCTGTTTACCAGTGATTTTTATATCGGAGCGGCATTGTCCGGTGGTGATGTCCGAAATCAACCCAATGATCTGATGGTCACCATTAGCAATAATTTCAATAGTCTCAGCCCTGAGAATCTATTGAAGTGGCAAAGTGTCCATCCTGAGCCAGAACGATTTAATTTTGATCTGGCCGATCGTTATGTGGAAATGGGCGAAAAAATGAATAGCCACATGGTAGGCCATACACTGGTCTGGCATAAACAGACACCTGATTGGGTTTTTCAAAAGGAAAACGGGAAGGCCAGGTCAAGAGCGGAGCTGTCATCCCAAATGAAAAACCATATCCAAGTGGTAATGAACCGCTATAAAGGAAGGATCGACACTTGGGATGTGGTCAATGAAGCGTTTACTGACGATGGACAGTTTAGGCAGTCAGCCTGGTTCAATGTACTGGGGAAAGATTTCATTAAATTAGCATTCCAAACCGCCCATAAAGCCGATCCAGAAGCACAATTGTACTATAATGATTATAATGTCTGGAAGCCAAAGAAGACTGATGGCATCCTTGCCTTTACTTCGAGGATACGGGATGAGGGGGTGGCCATTCATGGTATTGGCATGCAATTCCATTTGGGCTTGGAGTACCCCACCATAGGGCAATTGGAGGAGGCTATCCAAAAAATTGTGGATCATGGGTTTAACATCTCCATCACAGAACTTGATATCGACCTCTTGCCAAATCCCAGTGGTCGTCAAGGTGCTGATATAGATGCAAACTTTCCCTATGAAGCCCGATATGATCCCTTTCAAAATGGCTTACCCAATGAATTGAAAGAAAAGTTGGCCAATAGGTACCGGGATATTTTCAAATTGCTATTGAAATATACAGAGCATATAGACAGGGTGACTTTTTGGGGCGTAAGGGATCAGGACAGTTGGCTCAACAATTGGCCAATCCGTGGGAGAACTGCTTATCCGCTGTTTTTTGATCAGGACTACAAGTTGAAAAATTACCTCTTCGATAAATTGGTAGAGCTAAAGAAAAACCCGTAA
- a CDS encoding L-fucose isomerase, whose translation MKHCITYPKIGIRPIIDGRYGGVRESLEETTMEMAKRVAALYEAELRYPDGTPIKTVVADKCIGGVKEAAMCAEKFSREDVGVSLSVTPCWCYGTETIDMDPQVPKAIWGFNGTERPGAVYLAAALAGHNQLGLPAFGIYGRDVQDIGDKTIPSDVKDKLLLFAKAGLAVAQMKGKSYLSIGSVSMGIASSMIDMDFFQRYLGMRNEFIDSSEIIRRIEKKIFDQKEFDRAIKWVRENCQEGEDFNAQEKQRPRKQKDDDWEYVTKMTLIIRDLMTGNKVLEDMGHQEEANGHNALLSGFQGQRQWTDFLPNGDFSEAILNSSFDWNGIRAPYTVATENDSLNGVSMLFGNLLTNTAQIFADVRTYWSPDAVKRVTGWAPEGKAQQGFIHLINSGSCTLDGTGQQEVNGAPVMKPFWEITDKEVEKCLEATTWYPANNDYFRGGGFSSGFLTRGGMPVTMCRVNITKGIGPVLQIAEGWTIDLPEKVHQTLDERTDRTWPTTWFVPRLDEKKDAFKDVYSVMLNWGSNHGSISYGHIGKDLITLAAMLRIPICMHNVDDADIFRPSAWNSFGTDKEGADYRACRVYGALY comes from the coding sequence ATGAAACATTGTATCACCTATCCAAAGATAGGCATCAGACCCATCATTGATGGCAGGTATGGGGGAGTTAGGGAATCGCTGGAAGAGACCACCATGGAAATGGCCAAAAGGGTGGCTGCCCTGTATGAGGCAGAGCTCCGTTACCCAGACGGCACCCCCATAAAGACAGTGGTCGCCGATAAATGCATCGGAGGTGTGAAGGAAGCCGCCATGTGTGCAGAAAAATTCAGCAGGGAGGATGTCGGGGTATCCCTTTCCGTAACCCCTTGTTGGTGCTATGGCACAGAAACCATCGACATGGATCCACAGGTCCCCAAGGCGATATGGGGGTTTAACGGCACCGAAAGACCGGGAGCCGTTTACCTTGCTGCAGCTTTGGCAGGCCATAACCAACTGGGACTGCCAGCATTTGGAATATATGGAAGGGACGTGCAGGATATCGGAGACAAGACCATCCCCAGCGATGTAAAGGACAAACTGCTGCTTTTTGCAAAAGCAGGCTTGGCAGTGGCGCAGATGAAAGGCAAATCCTACCTGTCCATTGGCTCGGTGTCCATGGGGATAGCGAGCTCCATGATCGACATGGACTTCTTCCAGCGGTATCTGGGCATGCGCAATGAATTTATAGATTCCTCAGAGATTATCAGAAGGATAGAAAAGAAGATTTTTGACCAAAAGGAATTTGACCGTGCAATAAAATGGGTGAGGGAAAACTGCCAAGAAGGAGAGGACTTCAATGCCCAGGAGAAGCAGCGCCCAAGAAAGCAAAAAGATGACGATTGGGAATACGTGACCAAAATGACCTTGATCATAAGGGACTTGATGACCGGAAACAAAGTGCTGGAAGATATGGGGCACCAAGAAGAAGCCAATGGCCACAACGCCCTGCTTTCGGGTTTCCAAGGGCAGCGACAGTGGACAGATTTTCTTCCAAATGGAGACTTTTCCGAAGCCATCTTGAATTCATCCTTTGACTGGAATGGGATAAGGGCACCATATACCGTTGCCACCGAGAACGATTCGCTCAATGGCGTTTCCATGCTGTTTGGGAACCTCCTCACCAATACTGCCCAGATTTTTGCCGATGTCCGAACTTACTGGAGTCCCGATGCCGTCAAGCGTGTCACTGGATGGGCTCCAGAAGGAAAAGCCCAACAAGGGTTCATTCACCTGATCAATTCAGGGTCCTGTACCCTAGACGGAACTGGCCAGCAAGAAGTAAACGGTGCTCCAGTAATGAAACCCTTCTGGGAAATCACCGATAAAGAGGTGGAAAAATGCCTAGAGGCCACCACTTGGTATCCTGCCAATAACGATTACTTCAGGGGCGGGGGTTTTTCATCGGGCTTTTTGACCCGTGGAGGCATGCCAGTGACCATGTGCAGGGTCAATATCACCAAGGGAATCGGTCCTGTCCTCCAGATTGCCGAAGGCTGGACCATTGATTTGCCGGAAAAGGTGCACCAGACATTGGATGAGCGGACGGACAGGACTTGGCCTACCACTTGGTTTGTGCCACGTCTGGATGAAAAAAAGGATGCGTTCAAAGATGTATATTCGGTGATGCTCAATTGGGGCTCCAATCACGGTTCCATCAGTTATGGCCATATCGGAAAGGATCTGATCACCTTGGCGGCGATGTTACGGATCCCCATCTGCATGCACAATGTAGATGATGCCGACATCTTCAGGCCTTCTGCTTGGAATTCCTTCGGGACGGACAAGGAAGGTGCGGATTACAGGGCGTGCAGGGTTTATGGTGCCTTGTATTGA
- a CDS encoding glycoside hydrolase family 43 protein yields MFQFQFKQLLPIWAVAATMMSCSRKPVEQDTQDRSDSTELSYLNEPLVESPYTADPSAHVFGDRIYIYPSHDVESHVEEDDTGGHFNMEDYHVYSMKSPDAEVVDHGKVLGVEDVPWARRQMWAPDAAEKDGKYFLYFPAKDSSDIFRIGVAVASRPTGPFKPKDKPIKGSFSIDPAVFKDDQGDYYLYWGGIWGGQLQKWRTGTYLSTSDSPYADEPSDHEPAIAPKVAKLAENMIEFSEAPRDVIIVDEGGEPIVAGDHDRRFFEAAWVHKHDGIYYFSYSTGDTHKIVYATGSNPYGPFTYQGVLLEPVQGWTNHHSIVKVDDQWYLFYHDTQLSGKTHLRNIKMMPLEHRKDGSIVTIDPIIKNE; encoded by the coding sequence ATGTTTCAATTTCAGTTTAAGCAACTTTTGCCCATTTGGGCAGTGGCAGCTACAATGATGTCCTGCAGCCGCAAACCCGTCGAACAGGATACACAGGACAGGTCGGATTCCACTGAACTGAGCTACCTTAATGAACCGCTGGTCGAGTCACCTTATACGGCTGACCCTTCCGCCCATGTTTTTGGCGACAGGATATATATTTATCCTTCGCACGATGTGGAGTCCCATGTAGAGGAAGATGATACCGGGGGGCATTTTAACATGGAGGACTATCATGTGTACTCCATGAAAAGCCCTGATGCAGAAGTCGTCGATCATGGAAAGGTTTTGGGAGTAGAGGATGTGCCCTGGGCCAGAAGGCAAATGTGGGCTCCGGATGCAGCCGAGAAGGACGGGAAATATTTTCTTTATTTTCCCGCGAAGGATTCGTCCGATATTTTTAGAATTGGTGTTGCAGTGGCTTCTCGACCTACCGGCCCTTTTAAGCCTAAGGATAAGCCGATAAAGGGGAGTTTTAGTATTGACCCAGCGGTATTCAAAGATGATCAGGGAGACTATTATTTGTACTGGGGAGGAATTTGGGGTGGCCAGCTCCAAAAATGGAGGACTGGAACATATCTCTCCACCAGTGACAGTCCCTATGCAGATGAACCTTCTGATCATGAGCCTGCTATTGCTCCTAAAGTAGCCAAGTTGGCCGAAAACATGATCGAGTTTTCTGAAGCACCACGGGATGTGATAATTGTGGACGAAGGAGGTGAGCCTATAGTAGCGGGGGACCATGATAGGCGGTTTTTTGAGGCTGCTTGGGTGCACAAGCATGATGGTATTTATTATTTTTCGTACTCTACTGGAGATACGCATAAAATTGTTTATGCGACAGGAAGTAACCCTTATGGCCCGTTTACTTATCAGGGAGTGCTACTGGAGCCGGTGCAAGGATGGACCAACCACCATTCCATAGTGAAGGTGGACGATCAGTGGTATCTTTTTTACCACGATACCCAATTGTCAGGGAAGACGCACCTCAGGAATATAAAGATGATGCCTTTAGAACATAGAAAGGATGGAAGTATTGTGACAATTGATCCCATTATCAAAAATGAATAA
- the fucP gene encoding L-fucose:H+ symporter permease, producing MNTLKTVENTKVPLIREGSKWAFVVITSLFFMWGLANNMTDTLLAAFKRIMSMTDFQTSWIQLAFYGAYFLLALPAAIIIKKFTYKTGVVLGLGLFIAGALMFYPASITMQYGHFLVALFVLAGGLSILETTANPYIISMGNEDTGTLRLNLAQAFNPIGSITGVFLSKAFILSQLNFISAEDRKIMDSAELKAIQSEELTAVMGPYVGVALFLVVLWILIKVMKMPAGSDNGRKLHLKSSLKRLLRIPHYYWSVVAQFFYVGAQIGVWSFTIRYVMEELALNEDDASSYYLGALILFSFSRFIFTALMRVVSPQRLLMYAGMGAGISSLVVIFGAGLPAVIALVMVSGFMSLMFPTIYGIGLKGLGEDTKVGGSGLIMAILGGAVLTAVQGQVSDLTGSIKLSYFVPFVCFVVVAVFAYAFRKIQPKMSA from the coding sequence ATGAATACCTTAAAAACCGTTGAAAATACCAAAGTGCCCTTAATTAGAGAAGGCAGCAAATGGGCCTTTGTGGTCATCACCAGCCTCTTTTTTATGTGGGGGCTGGCCAATAATATGACCGATACGCTCTTGGCAGCTTTTAAGCGAATCATGAGCATGACCGATTTCCAGACTTCCTGGATCCAGTTGGCTTTTTACGGGGCTTACTTTCTTTTGGCCTTGCCCGCAGCGATAATTATTAAAAAATTCACCTATAAAACGGGCGTAGTACTTGGTTTGGGATTGTTTATCGCCGGAGCCTTGATGTTTTATCCCGCCAGCATCACGATGCAGTATGGCCATTTTTTAGTGGCATTGTTCGTCCTGGCCGGTGGGCTTTCCATACTGGAAACAACTGCCAATCCTTACATCATCTCCATGGGAAATGAAGATACGGGCACATTAAGGCTTAATTTGGCCCAGGCTTTCAATCCCATAGGTTCTATCACGGGCGTATTTTTGAGCAAGGCATTTATCCTTTCCCAGTTGAACTTTATCAGTGCAGAAGACCGTAAAATCATGGATTCCGCCGAACTAAAGGCCATCCAATCAGAAGAGCTTACGGCTGTTATGGGGCCATATGTGGGCGTTGCGCTGTTTTTGGTGGTCCTGTGGATATTGATCAAAGTAATGAAAATGCCCGCTGGGAGTGATAATGGTCGAAAACTGCACTTGAAATCAAGTCTAAAAAGGCTCTTGAGAATCCCTCATTATTATTGGTCGGTAGTGGCACAGTTTTTTTATGTGGGTGCACAAATAGGCGTTTGGTCCTTTACCATTCGCTATGTGATGGAGGAGCTGGCACTTAATGAGGATGATGCGTCCTCGTATTATTTGGGAGCACTTATTCTCTTTTCGTTCTCCAGATTCATCTTTACGGCCTTGATGCGGGTGGTCAGTCCGCAGCGACTGCTGATGTATGCTGGAATGGGTGCGGGGATAAGCAGTTTGGTGGTGATATTTGGGGCTGGACTTCCTGCTGTTATTGCCTTGGTAATGGTGTCGGGATTTATGTCACTGATGTTTCCGACCATTTACGGAATAGGGCTCAAAGGGCTGGGCGAAGATACCAAAGTGGGCGGTTCCGGTTTGATCATGGCGATCTTGGGAGGTGCAGTGCTGACGGCTGTCCAAGGCCAAGTTTCTGATCTAACGGGATCCATTAAGCTTTCCTACTTTGTGCCGTTTGTGTGCTTTGTGGTGGTAGCGGTGTTTGCTTATGCCTTTAGGAAAATCCAACCCAAAATGAGCGCTTGA
- a CDS encoding DUF6786 family protein codes for MTLFKVLFGAGFLLMAMSSCNSEKEKKQTTQPKAPNKGTLGFDQAFLEDWDSDLITLHGEGGEAMVLVSAKYQGKVFTSSAEGPQGRSYGWVNYDAFDGPVDKHMNAYGGENRFWLGPEGGPYSLYFAPDKEMVFENWFTPASIDTESWNIVNKDQTSVALSKETQLQNYQGHQLDIKIDRKISLLSQEEIGELADESLRDTNVKAVGYLTENNIKNVGDTAWTAETGAPCIWILDMFRPSPATTVVIPYDQSAKSKVATTDYFGEISEDRILHKDGVLYFKADGKSRGKLGLAPDRATEVAGSYDAENSVLTITRFDLDKEGIYLNQEWKPDVDALKGDAVNAYNDGPLEDGSQMGPFYEIESVSPAAFLAPGERLGHRHWVYHFSGEEAGLDRIAKKVLGVDLETIKTAIE; via the coding sequence ATGACCTTATTTAAAGTTCTTTTTGGAGCAGGTTTCTTGCTTATGGCCATGTCATCTTGCAATTCGGAAAAAGAAAAAAAACAAACAACTCAGCCGAAGGCTCCCAATAAGGGTACCTTAGGCTTTGACCAGGCATTTTTGGAAGACTGGGACAGTGACCTGATAACCCTTCATGGCGAAGGGGGAGAGGCCATGGTACTGGTGTCTGCCAAATATCAGGGAAAAGTGTTCACTTCCTCTGCCGAAGGTCCGCAAGGCAGAAGTTATGGTTGGGTAAACTATGATGCCTTTGACGGTCCTGTGGACAAGCATATGAATGCCTACGGAGGTGAGAACAGGTTTTGGCTGGGGCCGGAAGGCGGCCCCTATTCGCTGTATTTTGCACCGGACAAGGAGATGGTCTTCGAAAACTGGTTTACGCCGGCATCTATCGATACAGAAAGCTGGAACATTGTGAACAAGGATCAAACATCAGTGGCACTGAGCAAGGAAACCCAGCTCCAAAACTACCAAGGCCACCAGCTTGACATCAAGATCGACCGGAAGATTTCATTGCTTTCACAAGAGGAAATAGGTGAGTTGGCTGATGAAAGCTTGCGGGACACGAATGTAAAAGCTGTGGGATATCTCACCGAAAACAATATAAAGAATGTGGGAGATACAGCTTGGACAGCCGAAACCGGTGCGCCTTGCATATGGATTTTGGATATGTTCAGGCCTTCACCAGCCACTACCGTCGTCATTCCCTATGACCAATCGGCCAAATCCAAGGTAGCGACAACCGACTATTTTGGAGAGATCAGTGAGGACCGTATTTTACACAAAGACGGAGTCCTGTACTTTAAAGCGGATGGCAAATCCAGGGGAAAACTCGGTCTGGCACCGGACAGGGCCACGGAGGTGGCGGGAAGCTATGATGCCGAAAATAGTGTATTGACGATTACCCGCTTTGATCTGGACAAGGAGGGTATCTACCTTAACCAAGAGTGGAAACCGGATGTGGACGCCCTTAAAGGCGATGCTGTAAATGCCTACAACGACGGACCCCTCGAGGATGGAAGCCAGATGGGCCCCTTTTATGAAATAGAAAGCGTATCTCCTGCTGCATTTTTGGCGCCGGGAGAGCGCTTGGGCCACCGGCATTGGGTGTATCACTTCAGTGGCGAGGAGGCTGGGCTGGACAGGATAGCCAAAAAGGTATTGGGAGTAGACTTGGAAACCATCAAGACAGCAATAGAATAG
- a CDS encoding ribulokinase: protein MSFSKEAIYVIGLDYGTDSVRASLVNAGNGRVLASDVYGFSRWLEGRYCEAIKNQFRQHPLDHLEGLEATILGVLESSGVDRSRVRAIGVDTTGSSPVPVNDRLFPLSLTPEFSDNPNAMVVLWKDHTAVGEAEEINALCHTWGGEDYTKYSGGIYSSEWFWSKILHIIRHDPRVANSAHSWLEHCDWVVAELVGCHKLEDLKRSRCAAGHKAMWHPVWGGLPSKAFLGQLSPLMADLRDRLYSDTFTADQSAGTLSTKWAKRLGLSEATLVTVGTLDAHAGAVGGGIKDMSLVKVMGTSTCDMMVASVERLGDRAIRGICGQVEGAILPNMVGLEAGQSAFGDVLAWLKSLILQQSIELIRGQNELERSIKEDLIKSMEDRLLAKLSKEASELPLTETLPVALDWINGRRTPDANQNLKGALAGLSMGTDAVRLFKALVVSICFGSKKIVDRFAEEGIGIDHVIGMGGVALKSPLVMQTLADVLDIPVSVSEAEQAPALGAAIYAAVAAGIQPDIHTAMNIMAASTKCTYRPIKENVEWYKERYPDYLELAAFAEEQAMRPKTLKSYI, encoded by the coding sequence ATGAGTTTTAGCAAAGAAGCAATTTATGTGATTGGGCTTGACTACGGCACGGATTCGGTAAGGGCCAGCTTGGTCAATGCAGGCAATGGACGTGTATTGGCCAGTGATGTGTATGGATTTTCCCGGTGGTTGGAAGGCCGGTACTGCGAAGCCATCAAGAACCAGTTTCGCCAGCATCCATTGGACCATCTCGAGGGCTTGGAGGCGACTATTTTGGGTGTGTTGGAGAGCAGCGGTGTGGACAGGTCTCGTGTCAGGGCCATTGGGGTGGATACCACGGGCTCTTCACCTGTTCCTGTAAATGATAGACTTTTCCCACTTTCCCTTACGCCTGAATTTTCTGACAATCCCAACGCCATGGTAGTACTATGGAAAGACCATACAGCCGTTGGGGAAGCCGAAGAGATCAACGCACTTTGCCATACTTGGGGCGGTGAGGATTATACCAAATATTCCGGCGGTATCTATTCTTCGGAATGGTTTTGGTCAAAGATCCTGCACATTATCCGCCATGACCCAAGAGTGGCCAATTCTGCCCATTCGTGGTTGGAGCATTGTGATTGGGTAGTAGCGGAATTGGTAGGCTGCCATAAACTAGAAGATCTAAAACGGAGCAGATGTGCTGCAGGCCACAAGGCCATGTGGCATCCGGTTTGGGGCGGACTGCCTTCAAAAGCCTTTTTGGGGCAGCTCAGTCCCCTCATGGCGGATTTAAGGGACCGCTTATATTCGGACACTTTCACAGCAGACCAATCCGCAGGTACGCTATCCACCAAATGGGCCAAAAGACTTGGGCTTTCTGAGGCTACACTGGTGACGGTGGGCACCCTCGATGCTCATGCGGGTGCCGTGGGAGGTGGCATAAAGGATATGTCCTTGGTTAAGGTCATGGGTACGTCCACCTGTGATATGATGGTAGCGTCAGTGGAACGTTTGGGCGATCGTGCCATCCGTGGGATCTGTGGCCAAGTGGAAGGGGCCATTTTACCCAATATGGTTGGGTTGGAAGCGGGGCAGTCGGCCTTTGGGGATGTTTTGGCCTGGTTGAAATCATTGATCCTGCAACAATCCATTGAGCTGATCCGTGGTCAAAATGAATTGGAGAGGTCCATAAAGGAAGACCTGATCAAATCGATGGAAGACAGGTTACTTGCAAAGCTTTCTAAGGAAGCTTCGGAATTGCCATTGACCGAAACATTGCCCGTTGCATTGGATTGGATCAATGGCAGGAGGACGCCCGATGCCAACCAAAACCTAAAAGGAGCATTAGCGGGTCTAAGCATGGGCACTGACGCTGTGAGGCTTTTCAAGGCATTGGTGGTTTCCATTTGCTTTGGGTCCAAGAAAATCGTGGATAGGTTTGCAGAAGAAGGCATTGGCATAGACCATGTCATTGGCATGGGAGGAGTGGCCCTCAAGTCACCATTGGTCATGCAGACGCTTGCCGATGTGCTCGACATTCCCGTAAGTGTGTCTGAAGCAGAGCAGGCTCCCGCATTAGGGGCTGCAATATATGCGGCTGTGGCAGCAGGAATCCAACCTGATATTCATACGGCGATGAATATTATGGCTGCCAGTACAAAATGCACCTACCGCCCCATAAA